The following are from one region of the Vitis riparia cultivar Riparia Gloire de Montpellier isolate 1030 chromosome 14, EGFV_Vit.rip_1.0, whole genome shotgun sequence genome:
- the LOC117931244 gene encoding auxin-induced protein AUX28: MASIVCAERDKFNLNYEETELRLGLGLPGGGGNDGDVSKSSGKRGFSETVDLKLNLLSKDSVADQAEKMKEKSALPPSNDPAKPPAKAQVVGWPPVRSFRKNILTVQKNSSEEEKASSSAAFVKVSMDGAPYLRKVDLKMYKSYQELSDALGKMFSSFTIGNCGSQGMKDFMNESKLIDLLNGSDYVPTYEDKDGDWMLVGDVPWEMFVESCKRLRIMKGSEAIGLAPRAVEKCKNRS; this comes from the exons ATGGCTAGCATTGTGTGTGCTGAGCGCGATAAATTTAACCTCAATTATGAAGAGACTGAGCTGCGTTTAGGCCTAGGCTTGCCTGGCGGAGGTGGAAACGATGGCGATGTCTCCAAGAGTAGCGGGAAGAGAGGGTTCTCAGAAACTGTTGATTTGAAGCTTAATCTTTTGTCTAAAGATTCAGTGGCAGATCAAGCCGAGAAGATGAAGGAGAAGAGTGCTCTTCCTCCATCCAACGACCCGGCAAAACCACCGGCCAA GGCACAAGTGGTGGGTTGGCCTCCGGTGAGATCGTTCCGGAAGAACATCTTGACAGTGCAAAAGAACAGCAGTGAGGAGGAGAAGGCTAGCAGCAGTGCAGCATTTGTGAAGGTTAGCATGGATGGTGCACCATACCTACGTAAGGTGGACTTAAAGATGTACAAGAGCTATCAAGAACTCTCTGATGCCCTAGGCAAAATGTTCAGCTCCTTTACTATTG gCAACTGTGGATCACAAGGAATGAAGGATTTCATGAATGAGAGCAAATTGATCGATCTTTTGAACGGTTCCGATTACGTGCCTACTTATGAAGACAAAGATGGAGACTGGATGCTTGTTGGAGACGTGCCATGGGA GATGTTCGTCGAATCTTGCAAGCGCTTGCGCATAATGAAAGGATCCGAGGCCATCGGACTTG CCCCAAGAGCAGTGGAGAAGTGCAAGAACAGAAGCTAG
- the LOC117929705 gene encoding pathogenesis-related protein PR-4-like, whose protein sequence is MERRGICKVVVLLSLVACAAAQSASNVRATYHYYNPEQNGWDLNAVSAYCSTWDASKPLAWRSKYGWTAFCGPSGPTGQAACGKCLSVTNTATGTQATVRIVDQCSNGGLDLDSGVFNQLDTNGAGYAQGHLTVNYQFVNCGD, encoded by the exons ATGGAGAGGAGAGGCATATGCAAGGTGGTGGTGTTGCTGTCTCTAGTGGCTTGTGCAGCTGCCCAGAGCGCTAGTAATGTGAGGGCCACCTACCATTACTATAATCCGGAGCAAAATGGATGGGACTTGAACGCAGTGAGCGCCTACTGCTCCACTTGGGATGCCAGCAAGCCCTTGGCATGGCGCAGCAAGTATGGATGGACTGCCTTCTGTGGACCCTCTGGTCCTACTGGCCAAGCTGCCTGTGGCAAGTGCCTTAGT GTGACAAACACTGCCACAGGAACTCAGGCAACAGTGAGAATAGTGGACCAATGCAGCAATGGAGGATTGGATTTGGATTCCGGAGTGTTCAATCAACTAGACACTAATGGGGCTGGCTATGCCCAAGGTCATCTTACAGTCAATTACCAGTTTGTGAACTGTGGTGACTAA
- the LOC117929704 gene encoding uncharacterized protein LOC117929704, with the protein MGVKPLPSLREAFSEVRREESRKNLMMGSHQQLNMAESSALKTQFAPFDNRQKIKGGRPWCDHCRKPGHSRETCWKIHGKPVDWKPRQPLEKEGRGNHVATDEQSPQPEASPFNKEQMEMLQKLLSPLLSVQSQTGSSSNQLIGSGTLAHKGFGFGEDDWQC; encoded by the exons ATGGGAGTAAAACCTCTACCTAGCCTTAGAGAGGCATTCTCTGAAGTGCGTCGTGAAGAAAGTCggaaaaatctcatgatggGATCCCATCAACAACTGAATATGGCAGAAAGCTCGGCTCTTAAGACTCAATTCGCTCCTTTTGACAACcgtcaaaaaattaaaggaggtaGACCTTGGTGTGATCATTGCAGAAAGCCGGGACACTCAAGAGAAACTTGCTGGAAGATTCATGGAAAGCCAGTAGATTGGAAGCCACGTCAACCACTTGAGAAAGAAGGACGAGGCAATCATGTGGCTACCGATGAACAATCGCCACAACCTGAAGCTAGCCCTTTTAATAAGGAGCAAATGGAGATGCTTCAGAAACTACTGTCTCCTCTTTTGTCAGTACAGTCACAAACTGGCTCATCTTCCAATCAGCTCATTGGTTCCGGAACCTTGGCtcacaaag GATTTGGattcggggaagacgattggcaatgctga